The sequence below is a genomic window from Draconibacterium halophilum.
TCAACCTTTAACGAGCTACCGATAATGGCAGCCGTAAAATCCGATCCCTCGCGCCCTAAAGTAGTTGTGAGGTTGGTGGTTGTGGAGCCGATAAACCCCTGGGTGATGTATAACTCGGTGTCGGAGAAGTTGAATTCATCGCGGATCAGTTCACCGGTCCATTCCCAATCAACACGGGCATCGCGGAAAGTGTCGTCGGTTTTCAGGCAGGTGCGAATATCGATCCATGTATTTTTTTGTCCGGTAGCGGTAATGTAATCGCTAACAATTCGGGTAGAAATAAGCTCCCCAAAGCAGATGATCTGGTCGTATTCAAAATTAAAATCGTACGACGGCCGCGAATTTAATTTGTGTTCCAACTCGGTAAACAGTTCGTAAACACCTTGTGGCATCCCTTTTTCTCCAAACAGATCGCTAATAATTTCAAGGTGGTAATTTTTAAATTTATTGAAGATATTCCATCTTTCGTCGTCGTTGTTGAAGTATGTTTTTATCAATGTTTCCAACAGGTCGGTACTTTTTCCCATGGCCGAAATAACAACGGCAAGGTTTCCACTTTCACTTTTAATAATCTCAAAAACATTTTTCACGGCGGCCGCATCTTTTACCGATGCACCTCCAAATTTAAATACCTTCATAAAAATTGACTTTAAGCTTTGAGCTCTGCGCTTCGAGCTGTTTAACCATGCAAAACTATATTTTTTGAATTAACAATATACAAGTTCTTATAGGAAATCATTTTACTAAAAATGTTAATTTAGATGCCTTCGAAAAAAACACTAAAAAGAAACTGCACATCATGAGACATTTTATTCTGTCATTTTTTATTCTGTTCACTTTTTCAGCATTTAGTCAGGTTAGTCAACTTAATAAAAGTCCGCTTTCCATTGAAACTATAATGCAGGATCCGGCCAAATGGATCGGCACTTCGCCTAGCGATATCAGCTGGAGCGAAGATGGCGCAAAAATCTACTTTCAGTGGAATCCGGAGCAAGACACACTCGAATCGTTGTATGCATACGAATTATCAAGCGAAGAAATAGAGAAAGTGAGTTTGGATGAGAAAAAAACACTGCCCGGCCGTCGCGGCGATTACAACAGTGATAAGTCAAAAAAAGTATTCACCCGAAACGGCAATCTCTTTCTGCTGGATATTAAAAGCGGAAAAGAAAAGCAGCTAACGGCGTGGTTTGATCGCGCTTCGTCGCCCGAGTTTGTTTTAGGTGATTCGAAAATAGCTTTCACTTTAGACAATAACCTGTTCACCATCGATCCGGAAACAGGGCTGATCACACAGCTCACCAATTTTGTTTCGGGGAATGAGAAAAAGGACAAATCATCGACAGGGCAGGCAAAATGGCTGGAAGACCAGCAAAAAGAATTGTTTGTGGTTTTGCAGGAACGGGAAGCTAAAAGCAAGGCGCGCGAAAATCGTCAGGAGATGGAGAAAGTAGACGAGCCTTTGAAGGTCTACACCGGGAAAAAGCGGGTGATGGATATTTCGTTGAGCCCAACAGGCGATTACATTAGTTATAGTTTGTATGAACGAGCTGCCGATGCAAAAGCAACTTCGGTAACACATCATGTTACTGAATCGGGATATACCGAAGAACGAAATGCCCGCGCAAAAGTGGGAAGTCCGCAGGCATCGGTTGAAATGGGCATTTTTGATGTGAAGAACAACAAACTGATATCGATCGATAAAACACAAATTCCCGGTCTGAAAGATTTACCTGATTACCTGAGTGATTACCCAGAAAGTATGCCAAAAGAAGACGAAGAAATAGAAGATCGTGATGTGAATTTGTTGGGGCCACTCTGGAATGAAACAGAAGATATGGCCGTGGTTGTAGCTTTATCGCAAGACAATAAAGACCGCTGGATAATGCTGCTCAACCCTGAAACAGGCGATTTGGAATTACTCGATCGTCAGCGCGATGAGGCATGGATAGGTGGACCCGGAATTGGCGGCTGGGGCATGTCAACCGGAAGTATTGGCTGGATGCCTGATGGTGAGTCGGTTTGGTTTCATTCTGAGGAGTCGGGATACTCGCATTTGTACGCTGTAAATTGCAAAACCAAAAAGAAAACAACGCTTACCAAAGGCGAGTTTGAAGTTTCGGAGGCATCTATTTCGAACGATAAAAAAAGCTTTTACTTCATTGCCAACAAACAACATCCGGGAGTGAAACACTTGTACAAAATGCCGGTATGGGGAGGAAAACTCACGCAGATAACTTCAATGGAGGGCGGAAACGAAGTAACACTTTCGCCCGACGAAAAATATTTGGCTATTCGTCATTCCGAGGCCAATAAACCCTGGGAACTCTATTTGCAGGAGAACAAAGCGGGTGCAGAAGCCATTCAATTAACGCATTCAACCACCGATGCGTTTAATGAATACGACTGGCGTACGCCCGAGTACATTACTTTTAATGCTGCCGATGGTTCCGAAGTTCATGCCCGTTTATATCGTCCTGAGTCGCCCGAGCAAAACGGGCCCGCAGTAATTTTTGTACATGGCGCGGGATACTTACAAAATGCACATAAATGGTGGAGCAGCTATTTCCGCGAGTACCAATTCCATAATATTTTGGTGGATAACGGTTATACGGTACTGGATATTGATTACCGTGGAAGTGCCGGTTATGGCCGCGACTGGCGAACAGGAATTTACCGCTGGATGGGTGGACTCGATCTGTCGGATCAGGTAGACGGTGCAAAAATGCTTGTAGATAAATATAATGTTTCGGCAGATAAAATTGGTATTTACGGTGGCTCGTATGGTGGTTTTATTACACTAATGGCCATGTTTAACGAGCCGGAAACTTTTTCAGCCGGTGCAGCTTTACGTTCGGTAACCGACTGGGCACATTACAACCACGGTTATACTGCCAATATTCTGAATACGCCAGTGCAGGACAGTATTGCTTACGTAAAAAGTTCGCCTATAAATTTTGCCGATGGACTGCAAGGCAACTTGCTCATGTGCCACGGAATGGTTGACGATAATGTACAATTTCAGGATATTGTTCGCCTGACGCAACGGCTGATTGAGTTGGGTAAAGAAAACTGGGAGCTGGCCGTTTTTCCGGTAGAAGCTCACGGTTTTGTTGAACCCAGCAGCTGGACAGACGAATACCGACGAATCTTTAAATTGTTTGAAGAGACTTTGAAATAATAGACTTGTAAAGAAAGCCTGACCTCAAGTCAGGCTTTCTCTTTTGGTTTTGTAGAAAATATGCTGAACTTCTCGGGTAGAATATTCGTTTAAGTGGATAGAACATAAACAATGGGAGAGTACATCAATGAATACCGGGCAGAAAGAAACAACCCAAACTAATCCGTGGCAAAGTTTTATAAAAAATTCGGCGTCCTATCAAAAACCTGATTCCTTAAAAAGTGTATGGCAAATTATTAACACCTTTATTCCGTACGTTGGCGTGTGGATATTGCTGGTTTATAGTTTGTCGGTTTCGTTGTGGCTTACCGTACCTCTGTTAATTATTGCAGCCGGGTTACTGGTTCGTCTGTTTATTATTTTTCACGATTGCGGGCACGGCTCGTTTTTTAAATCACAAAAGGCCAACCGATATGTAGGAATGCTGTTTGGTATTTTGGCATTTACGCCCTACGATAAATGGCACAGCATGCACATGAAACACCATGCCACTGTTGGAAATCTTGATAAACGTGGTGTTGGCGATGTATGGACTATGACAAAAGAGGAGTACCTGGCCAGTTCGAAAAAGAGGCGGCTGTATTACCGCTTGTACAGGCATCCGATTACGATGTTTGGCATTGGCTCGCTTTATGTATTTCTTATTCAAAACCGATTTACAAAAGACTGGATGACACAAAAACAGAAAAACAATGTTTATCTCACCAATATTGTGTTGGTACTCCTGATTGTTGCGATGAGTTTTGCAATCGGTTTTTTCACCTATCTCATCCTGCAGTTCATTATAATCTACATGGCTGGCATGGCCGGATTGTGGTTGTTTTATCTGCAACACCAGTACGAGGATGTAACGTGGGTGAGGAGCAACGATTGGAACTACACAAAACTGGCGCTCGAAGGTAGTTCGTTTGTGAAATTTCCCAAGCTGCTTCAATGGTTTTCGGGGAATATAGGCTTTCATCATATCCATCATATTAATGCCCGCATACCCAACTACAATTTGCCAAAAGTTTATGCCGAGAATAAAATTTTCAGAGCGGTAAAACCGGTTACTTTTCGCGCAAGTCTGCGCACCATGCGCTTACGTTTATGGGACGAGAAACTACAGAAACTAGTGGGATTTGAGGAAATCTAAATTCGTCGGGACAAATCAGGCAGCAAACAATTTATACCTTCCGTTGTTTTTCGATATTAATGGTACGCATTCAACAATACATTCACTGGTTAAAACATGCATTACTCGTAGTAGTTGCCTTGTTTTCGCTGGCATCGTGTTCGGTAAAAGAACCGGTGTTCAGAGCTATTGGAGCCGATTACCAACGTCCGTTAAATAAAACCAGAACAACCCCGAACTTTGAAAATCATTGCAAAACATCGCCGGACAGATATCAGATCAACAGTAATTTTTACAATTCAGATCATAAAGTTTTACGAACTAGCAATGAATGGGCTGAGTTCGTTTGGCAACAAGCTATCGATACTGAAAAATCGCTGCCAGAGTCTGAAATTGTTTCCGAAAACATCCGGCTCTACATCCTTTTTAAACGGTTAAAATTTGATATGGCGTAAAAGTCATTGCCCCAACGCATTTCGCAAATCATTTTTAATAACCGTAAAATCATTTTACAATGAATATTCATTCGAATAAGTCGGCAAATACTGCCGGACTTTTCACGTTAGCAATCCGTCTGGTAGTTGGCTGGACTTACTTTTCTGCCTTTTGGCGCCGTGTGGTACTTGTCGATAAACTTGACCCGGAAGGGGCTGCCTACATCGGCGAAAAATTCAATCACTTTCTGCCCAACGCTTTGGGAATAAAACCCATAATCGAACACCTGGTCACCCATCCCGAGCAGTTGTGGGGGCGATGGTGGTTTTCACAATTATAGAGGCCATTGTCGGGCTGTTTATAATGCTGGGATTTTTTACCCGATTAATGAGTGTTGGCGTTTTTGGCCTGGCTGCTGGAATTCTGCTGGGCTCAGGTTGGATTGGAACCACCTGCCTCGATGAATGGCAAATCGGGGTACTGGGAATTGCTGCCGGTTTTACCTTGTTTTTTAGTGGCAGCGGTGCCTATTCGCTCGATCAGTTGGTGTTGAAAAAGAAACTCAAATTCACACAAAGCCGGTGGTTTGTTTGGCTGGGTTCGGGCGAACTTCCGATAAAGAATATAAAACCCATGGTGCTTGTTGGCTCGCTGGGAATTTTGTTTCTAACGCTGTTTACCAACCAGGTTTTTCATGGTGGATTGTACGGGAAATTGCACAACAAATCAGTAAAACCTAAAATTGAAATCAGCGATGCCAATATTGAAAATAACATCCTTCAGTTTGAAATTTACCGAACCGAAGGCGTGGATGTGTATGGTTCGTTCTTGATCGGGATTCAGCTAAGCGATGAGAATGGAAATATAGTGTTGGAAAAAACAGGCGAAGAATTAGCCACGTTTCCGGCCGACCAGATTCTTAACCACTACGTAACCAAAGTAAAACCGGGGAAACACAGTTTGATTGTTCCGCTGGGAGCAAAAGCCGATTTGGCTTTAAACGTGAGTAACATCAACATACATGCGGGAAACGCATACACATTGAAACTTATCGACATTAGTGGCCTGGAGTGGGAGAGCAAAGTGCAGCTCTAAAATTATAGCTTAAGTGATAGTATGACTCTAAGTCATGCTATCACTGTTTAGCCATGCATTTTTACTACTTTTAGCATCAAGCAATCGAGTTACTATGACTGAAAAATCTGTCTTTCACAATAAAAACATCTATTTCATTTTTGGCGTAACCCTTATTGCCATGATGGGTGTGGCAAGTATTACTCCCGCTTTCCCCGATATTATCCGCTATTTCGATATCAGTCCGCAACAAGTAGGTTGGCTGATAGTTGCCTTTACGTTGCCCGGTATTTTTCTAACGCCTTTTACCGGAATTTTAGCCGATCGTTATGGCCGAAAAGTGGTGTTGGTGCCCTCCTTGTTTATTTTCGGATTTGCAGGATTTGCCTGTATGTTTGCACCTGGATTCTACTCGTTGCTGGCACTTCGGTTTTTGCAGGGAGTTGGTGCCAGTTCCTTATCAAGTATGAATATTACGCTGGTTGGCGATCTTTTCGATGGTAAGAAACGTACCGCAGTAATGGGCTATAATGCCAGTGTGCTGAGTATTGCTACTGCATCGTACCCGGCGCTTGGCGGGGTTATTGCCATTTTTGGGTGGCAGTATATTTTTGCTTTGCCTATTCTGGCCATTCCGCTGGGCATTTGGGTAATGAAAGGGCTGAATAATCCGGAGCCCAAAAATAAAGCAAAACTACGTTCCTATTTTGGACGCGTATGGCTTACGATTAATCAGCGAACGGTTTGGGGACTTTTCGCCGTAAACTTTATTTTATTTCTGATTTTATACGGTACCTTCCTTACGTATTTCCCACTGCTGATGGAAAAACGCCTGGGCGCCGATTCTTCACGTATCGGGCTGATGATGTCGCTGATGTCGATTACAACGGCTATTATGAGTTCGCAACTGGCACGCCTTAACCGATTGCTGGGGCAAAAACGGCAACTGATAATTGGCAGTGCGTTTTATATGGTGGCTTCGTTGTTAATGATTAATGCCAACAGCTATATGATGTTGAGTGTGGCTGTTATCGTTTTTGGTTTTGGGCACGGCATTACCATTCCGTCCATTCAAAATATGCTGGTTGGCTATGCGGCTATTAACGAGCGGGCGGCATTTATGTCGCTAAACTCGATGGTGCTGCGTGGCGGACAAACTTTTGGGCCGCTAATGGTGGGGGTCTTTTATGCGATTGGCGGTTTGCAGGCCAGTTTCCTGTCGGGGGCAATTATGGCTTTGCTCATGATGATCATCATTTTTGCCACCGTACATACGAAAAAAACAACAAGCGAATAATAACCAATTCCTGGTTCTATTTTGCCGGCAGCCGGGCTTTCCGCTAAAGTTGCCACCGTGTTTGGCAGTTCCACCAACGGCAGTGGGGTAGCTCCCTGTGGTCGCTCCCAACTGCCAGGTGTCACAAGCCAAACACTGCGGCAAGCTACCGCTGCAATCCCTGCCGGGGGCCGGTGGCGCTGCTTGGCGGGCATTTGTTACTGCACCGCGGCTTCGCTGCCGCGCGAATCCTTTCGCGTGGTTTAAGCGGATGGCCCTCTAAAACGAAAAATTTTATAGGCCCACGTGGCAGATGCCCGGTCAAAATGCGTTTTGTACCACCAACTATGCACTGTGCACAAGAAAAAACACATTTGAAACCAACTTCTGTCACCTGGGGGCGTAAAAAAATGCGTTTGAAACTAACTTCTGTTACCTGAGGATGAAAAAAAACGCGTTTGAAACCGACTTCTGTCACCTGTGGGAGGCTTAAAATCAGACAGTTAGAATAGTTAGTGAGTGTGGGCTGTTCGGAAAGCCGCCCGAACCAAACCATAAGGGCTAAAGCCCGGTGCTGAGGGGCTATGCTTAACCCCGGTATTAATGCCGGGGTTAGTGATCCTGCTGCCAAAGTTGGGCTTTAGCCCCCGCTGCCGCTGCCGCGCGATTCTAGGAGGGATTCGCGCGGTAGCGGAAACTTATCTGTATTGTTTTATTTTTTTATTATGCTAACTTTAGGCTTCAATAAAAACCAGAACCGTTGAATGCTCACTCTGCAATAACATTTATACAAAAAGTTGGCTTATACATACGTTATTGGGCATATTGAAAAACTCTATCGATAATGGCCTTTATTAATTCGCAAACTGAAAAAACAATTTATGAAACTATGCCTATACTCAAATACAATAGAAAAAAGGGTTCCGGGAAATGCTGACTTATATATTGAATCTTTTATGAAAAAGATTCAGTGGAAACTAAAGGAACTCGGAGCCAGGTCAGAAGTAAAAATTAACACAATTGAATTTGAAAGAACCGTTAGAAATACGACACATTCAGGAGAGAATAAAATAGAGGCTCTAAAAATTTTAAGAGAAGGATTTGTTCGAATTGAAAAGAATGGTTCAAATAGAATTCAAATATTTTGGGAAGTTAAGCTTGACATTTTACTGTTCCTTTCAATTATGGTAGGATTAATTATTGGACTAATAGTTGGATTTATCGATTCTGGAATTGTGCTATCAATTATTACAGGACTGCTGTTTTCAATAATGGTATACTTCATTGGATACTCGGTAATAAAAATAAAGATTGACAGAATTGTTGAAACATCTGTGTGATTTTGATAAAATTTTTTAGATGAACATTCTCAATACAAAATCATTACATTTGATATATACATGATACTATGAAAAA
It includes:
- a CDS encoding aspartate kinase: MKVFKFGGASVKDAAAVKNVFEIIKSESGNLAVVISAMGKSTDLLETLIKTYFNNDDERWNIFNKFKNYHLEIISDLFGEKGMPQGVYELFTELEHKLNSRPSYDFNFEYDQIICFGELISTRIVSDYITATGQKNTWIDIRTCLKTDDTFRDARVDWEWTGELIRDEFNFSDTELYITQGFIGSTTTNLTTTLGREGSDFTAAIIGSSLKVESVSIWKDVPGVLSADPKKMSDTVMINELSYKEAVEMTHSGAKVIHPKTMQPLHNEGIPLLVKSFVEPQNPGTVIHKIDHKIELPPIFILKENQVLITLSALDFSIISISDIERVVKFLMEKLIKVTLMQQSAIDLNIVADASDENLVEIFSELSTDYNIRYNTDLTLVTIRHYTEEVLDWMVKEKDIYLEQHSRLTARMLIKE
- a CDS encoding S9 family peptidase translates to MRHFILSFFILFTFSAFSQVSQLNKSPLSIETIMQDPAKWIGTSPSDISWSEDGAKIYFQWNPEQDTLESLYAYELSSEEIEKVSLDEKKTLPGRRGDYNSDKSKKVFTRNGNLFLLDIKSGKEKQLTAWFDRASSPEFVLGDSKIAFTLDNNLFTIDPETGLITQLTNFVSGNEKKDKSSTGQAKWLEDQQKELFVVLQEREAKSKARENRQEMEKVDEPLKVYTGKKRVMDISLSPTGDYISYSLYERAADAKATSVTHHVTESGYTEERNARAKVGSPQASVEMGIFDVKNNKLISIDKTQIPGLKDLPDYLSDYPESMPKEDEEIEDRDVNLLGPLWNETEDMAVVVALSQDNKDRWIMLLNPETGDLELLDRQRDEAWIGGPGIGGWGMSTGSIGWMPDGESVWFHSEESGYSHLYAVNCKTKKKTTLTKGEFEVSEASISNDKKSFYFIANKQHPGVKHLYKMPVWGGKLTQITSMEGGNEVTLSPDEKYLAIRHSEANKPWELYLQENKAGAEAIQLTHSTTDAFNEYDWRTPEYITFNAADGSEVHARLYRPESPEQNGPAVIFVHGAGYLQNAHKWWSSYFREYQFHNILVDNGYTVLDIDYRGSAGYGRDWRTGIYRWMGGLDLSDQVDGAKMLVDKYNVSADKIGIYGGSYGGFITLMAMFNEPETFSAGAALRSVTDWAHYNHGYTANILNTPVQDSIAYVKSSPINFADGLQGNLLMCHGMVDDNVQFQDIVRLTQRLIELGKENWELAVFPVEAHGFVEPSSWTDEYRRIFKLFEETLK
- a CDS encoding fatty acid desaturase, whose translation is MNTGQKETTQTNPWQSFIKNSASYQKPDSLKSVWQIINTFIPYVGVWILLVYSLSVSLWLTVPLLIIAAGLLVRLFIIFHDCGHGSFFKSQKANRYVGMLFGILAFTPYDKWHSMHMKHHATVGNLDKRGVGDVWTMTKEEYLASSKKRRLYYRLYRHPITMFGIGSLYVFLIQNRFTKDWMTQKQKNNVYLTNIVLVLLIVAMSFAIGFFTYLILQFIIIYMAGMAGLWLFYLQHQYEDVTWVRSNDWNYTKLALEGSSFVKFPKLLQWFSGNIGFHHIHHINARIPNYNLPKVYAENKIFRAVKPVTFRASLRTMRLRLWDEKLQKLVGFEEI
- a CDS encoding TQO small subunit DoxA domain-containing protein, coding for MVLVGSLGILFLTLFTNQVFHGGLYGKLHNKSVKPKIEISDANIENNILQFEIYRTEGVDVYGSFLIGIQLSDENGNIVLEKTGEELATFPADQILNHYVTKVKPGKHSLIVPLGAKADLALNVSNINIHAGNAYTLKLIDISGLEWESKVQL
- a CDS encoding MFS transporter translates to MTEKSVFHNKNIYFIFGVTLIAMMGVASITPAFPDIIRYFDISPQQVGWLIVAFTLPGIFLTPFTGILADRYGRKVVLVPSLFIFGFAGFACMFAPGFYSLLALRFLQGVGASSLSSMNITLVGDLFDGKKRTAVMGYNASVLSIATASYPALGGVIAIFGWQYIFALPILAIPLGIWVMKGLNNPEPKNKAKLRSYFGRVWLTINQRTVWGLFAVNFILFLILYGTFLTYFPLLMEKRLGADSSRIGLMMSLMSITTAIMSSQLARLNRLLGQKRQLIIGSAFYMVASLLMINANSYMMLSVAVIVFGFGHGITIPSIQNMLVGYAAINERAAFMSLNSMVLRGGQTFGPLMVGVFYAIGGLQASFLSGAIMALLMMIIIFATVHTKKTTSE